A genomic window from Chitinophaga pollutisoli includes:
- a CDS encoding SusC/RagA family TonB-linked outer membrane protein — protein MMKRKDFIFLRKGGALHARWFTMLLAGLLLVAGNGFGQQKDGLGQKITYKASKAALSAVLKDVRKKTNVRFSYNSELVGRQQPVTVDVTAVPLRDFLQQVLGSCGLQFVEEMGVVIIYEKKEARTTAAEPQVPKQLSVLLRGQVTDPKGTPLPGVSIRGLASREMTTTSDEGMFVLFAQDKETVNFSLMGMKSFTYRVANATDRFLTFKMDTVVREIQEVVITGYQKIDPKLATGSYTRLKGSEVLQPGVANVGQMLQGKVPGLMVINNSGSVNAKPKMRIRGTSTLVGNASPLIVVDGMVRPDPVNIEASVLNNLLSADANANYELMGNAISGINVFDIESLTFLRDAAATAIYGTRAANGVIVITTKRGKVGPMQVNFNTIFSFQARPSYNNMRMMNSKERVELSRQLEADGTVFAPAYTGFRETYSYEGLRYALFNRSISQAEFNRRVAELETNNTDWFDVLYRNAIGSQNSLSFSGGAGKTTYYASVNYNRNNGAARLDGNTSYGAQMSVHTELGKRLSLDLTLNSAVSNATGYYGTTTNPQTYALQTSRSLRPDLFYPMSSYNNLAKADPNFLSNRGQPLYFNMLNELEHSVNTTSTRSTNLNLTVDYALGKRWKFLHMSSVSIAEASGFSAFDEHTYMAAKIRSWNLGETPPKTLFDHSSLPAGGIANVNQQSSTVWGMRNSLDYSVPLFNGRDQLNFTIGSELNSEKSDGHSVKEPGYFPDRGKTFFAGEMSRKAHARFSLSDGLKNTISGYGTLTYSLMNKYILRGDIRTDGSNRFGQYSNAKFLPNYSVSGRWNTYAEEWFPAGNLLSSFSLTASYGTQGNVVSAVGPNLVAYYETGNGYNPATLVPYMRIKSLPYPDLRWEKTRQLNIGVDMAFWNNRLRGGFNYYYKHSVDVIDKVDIDYEYGMEYMYRNGSELFNKGMELALSIDLIRKQDTRLTLSMNTSRNFNRKDRGNARTDINSFLNGTGHLPGKPISGFYSYIFDGLNPVNGVPMFKNLTVTEPAVKYSDPGQYLVYSGQMEPTLTLSVSPTLQYKSLSISTQFYAAMGNTRRLNPPFGRNFGQNGVPGSFINVPRDYMNRWRQPGDEAQTDIPSLIDNRTGFYYFVPYKGQQIAGLGYAAYRIEPLNAYELSDLLTGNGSYLRCKTVSAGYRIPQVMVRKMGVKNLSVSFTVNNVFVIASREMKGQDPETEGAGTTALPLTRQYAFGLNAGF, from the coding sequence ATGATGAAACGTAAGGATTTTATCTTTCTCCGGAAAGGCGGGGCGTTGCATGCCCGGTGGTTTACCATGCTGCTGGCGGGCCTCCTGCTGGTCGCGGGGAACGGCTTCGGGCAACAAAAAGACGGGCTCGGTCAGAAAATAACCTATAAAGCCAGCAAGGCCGCACTGAGTGCAGTGTTGAAAGATGTCCGGAAGAAAACCAATGTGCGGTTTTCTTATAACAGCGAACTGGTAGGGCGCCAGCAGCCGGTAACGGTAGATGTGACGGCGGTGCCGTTGCGCGACTTCCTGCAGCAGGTGCTCGGCAGCTGCGGATTGCAGTTTGTGGAGGAAATGGGTGTGGTAATTATTTACGAGAAGAAAGAAGCGCGTACCACAGCCGCGGAGCCCCAGGTGCCGAAGCAGTTATCCGTGCTGCTGCGGGGGCAGGTAACCGACCCCAAGGGCACCCCGCTGCCGGGCGTGAGCATCCGGGGGCTGGCGTCGCGCGAGATGACCACCACCAGCGACGAAGGCATGTTCGTCCTCTTTGCCCAGGATAAAGAAACGGTGAATTTTTCCCTGATGGGGATGAAATCGTTTACCTATAGAGTGGCAAACGCCACCGACCGCTTCCTGACGTTTAAAATGGATACGGTGGTGCGCGAGATACAGGAGGTGGTGATCACCGGCTATCAGAAGATCGACCCCAAACTGGCTACCGGATCGTACACACGGCTCAAGGGATCGGAAGTGCTGCAGCCGGGCGTGGCGAATGTCGGGCAGATGCTCCAGGGAAAAGTGCCGGGGCTGATGGTCATCAATAATTCCGGATCCGTGAACGCGAAACCGAAGATGCGCATCCGTGGCACTTCAACGCTGGTGGGCAATGCATCACCGCTGATCGTAGTAGACGGTATGGTGCGCCCCGACCCCGTGAATATTGAGGCTTCGGTGCTCAACAATCTCCTATCGGCCGATGCCAATGCGAATTACGAACTGATGGGGAACGCGATATCGGGGATCAACGTATTCGATATCGAGAGCCTGACCTTCCTGCGCGATGCCGCCGCTACAGCGATCTATGGCACCCGCGCGGCTAACGGCGTAATCGTGATCACTACCAAACGGGGAAAGGTGGGTCCTATGCAGGTCAATTTCAACACCATCTTTTCGTTCCAGGCCAGGCCCTCCTACAATAACATGCGCATGATGAACTCGAAGGAACGGGTGGAGCTTTCTCGGCAGCTGGAAGCGGATGGCACCGTGTTCGCACCGGCGTATACCGGCTTCCGGGAAACGTATTCGTACGAGGGGCTGCGGTATGCATTGTTTAACAGGAGTATTTCGCAAGCCGAGTTTAACCGGAGAGTTGCGGAACTGGAAACGAACAATACGGATTGGTTTGACGTGCTGTACCGCAATGCGATCGGCAGCCAGAATAGCCTCAGTTTCAGCGGCGGCGCGGGTAAAACTACCTACTACGCGTCTGTAAATTATAACCGCAATAACGGCGCCGCCAGGCTGGACGGCAATACCAGCTATGGCGCGCAGATGTCGGTGCATACCGAGCTGGGCAAGCGTTTGTCGCTGGACCTGACGTTGAACAGCGCTGTCTCCAACGCAACAGGCTACTATGGCACCACGACCAATCCGCAGACGTACGCCCTGCAAACGAGCCGTTCGTTGCGGCCGGATTTGTTTTACCCCATGAGTTCTTATAACAATCTGGCGAAGGCTGATCCGAATTTCCTGAGCAACAGGGGGCAACCGCTGTACTTTAATATGCTCAACGAACTGGAACATTCCGTCAATACCACCAGCACCCGCAGTACGAACCTGAACCTGACGGTAGATTACGCCCTCGGTAAACGTTGGAAATTCCTGCACATGTCCAGCGTCAGCATAGCGGAAGCCAGCGGGTTTTCGGCGTTCGATGAGCACACGTATATGGCGGCGAAGATCAGGTCCTGGAACCTGGGTGAAACGCCCCCTAAAACACTATTCGACCATTCTTCCTTGCCCGCAGGTGGTATCGCCAACGTTAATCAGCAAAGCAGTACAGTTTGGGGGATGCGCAACAGCCTGGACTATTCCGTGCCGTTATTCAATGGCCGCGACCAGCTCAACTTCACGATCGGCAGCGAATTGAACAGTGAGAAGTCGGACGGGCACAGTGTCAAGGAGCCCGGGTATTTTCCGGATCGCGGCAAGACTTTTTTTGCGGGGGAAATGTCCCGCAAGGCGCATGCCCGGTTCTCGCTGTCGGACGGACTCAAGAACACCATTTCGGGTTATGGTACGCTCACCTACAGCCTGATGAACAAGTATATTCTCCGGGGCGATATCCGTACCGACGGTTCTAACCGTTTCGGGCAATACTCCAACGCCAAATTCCTGCCCAATTATAGTGTGTCGGGCCGTTGGAACACGTATGCGGAAGAGTGGTTCCCGGCGGGGAATTTGTTATCCAGCTTCAGCCTGACAGCCTCTTACGGCACCCAGGGCAACGTGGTGAGCGCCGTAGGGCCCAACCTGGTCGCATATTACGAAACAGGGAACGGTTATAATCCGGCGACTTTGGTGCCATATATGCGGATCAAATCCCTGCCGTATCCCGATCTCCGTTGGGAAAAAACAAGGCAGCTGAACATCGGTGTGGATATGGCTTTCTGGAACAACCGGCTGCGCGGAGGATTTAATTATTACTACAAGCATTCCGTGGATGTGATCGACAAGGTGGATATCGACTATGAATATGGGATGGAATACATGTACCGGAATGGCAGTGAATTGTTCAATAAGGGGATGGAACTGGCGCTGAGCATAGATCTCATCAGGAAGCAGGATACCCGGCTCACCTTGTCCATGAACACTTCCCGGAACTTCAACCGCAAAGACCGCGGCAATGCGCGCACCGATATCAATTCATTTCTGAACGGTACCGGCCATTTGCCCGGCAAGCCCATCAGCGGATTCTATTCTTATATCTTCGATGGCCTGAACCCGGTGAACGGTGTACCTATGTTTAAAAATCTGACTGTTACGGAACCTGCCGTCAAGTATTCGGATCCCGGGCAGTATCTCGTGTATTCGGGCCAGATGGAACCCACGCTCACCTTATCCGTTAGCCCGACTTTGCAATACAAATCGTTGAGCATAAGCACGCAGTTCTATGCGGCGATGGGCAATACACGGCGGCTGAACCCTCCGTTCGGGCGTAACTTCGGCCAGAACGGCGTACCCGGTTCCTTTATCAACGTGCCCCGTGATTACATGAACCGCTGGCGCCAGCCGGGCGACGAAGCACAGACGGACATTCCCTCCCTGATCGATAACAGGACCGGGTTTTACTACTTCGTTCCTTACAAAGGCCAGCAAATCGCCGGCCTGGGCTATGCGGCGTACAGGATCGAGCCCCTGAATGCCTACGAGCTTTCTGATTTGCTTACCGGCAACGGCAGCTATCTCCGCTGCAAAACGGTGTCGGCGGGATATCGCATTCCACAGGTGATGGTGCGGAAGATGGGCGTGAAAAACCTGTCGGTCAGCTTTACTGTGAACAATGTGTTCGTTATCGCCAGCAGGGAAATGAAAGGGCAGGACCCGGAAACGGAAGGAGCCGGCACCACCGCACTGCCGTTGACCCGCCAATATGCCTTCGGCCTGAACGCAGGATTTTAA
- a CDS encoding RagB/SusD family nutrient uptake outer membrane protein, with the protein MKKLVLIVLGACCMASCKKFLSEYSQSDVTPETTEHFGEILFMDAYPGNEEPMHNFAVFLDDDVECYYGPTLGNTGLSRYAAPVFQWQADFSEKVLQQDNSFYFNAWFLYYKRILGANVVIQFIDDAVGPQKDKDRIKGEAFALRAFYHFMLVNLYAAPYNDSTTTPDRSPGVPLRLTSDLSDQHMERKSVKEVYVQIEKDLDSAIALLERDQTIGRVTRINYLAARHLASRVCLYQEKWEAAIAHADVVIARHPRLMDLNTWGGMPVPETKPLAGPNNVESIFCYGTSLEKLPISYGVAYDLSHDLVNSFEPGDQRALVGFYYNPPETREYFAADFSQMKVQSNTLAGTGDSYVNFNSWRSAEAYLNRAEAQIQLYKKNGDANAAAKALLDLNTLRASRMDPAAFVNWPLQPADALLRMCREERRRELYLEEMHRWFDLRRYGMPAIFHKYRPDAFTTETYKLEKRDRQYILPIPKDVLNRNPALQQNPQITGDRLPQ; encoded by the coding sequence ATGAAGAAATTGGTTTTGATTGTACTGGGAGCTTGCTGCATGGCATCCTGCAAAAAGTTCCTCAGCGAATATTCCCAATCCGATGTGACGCCTGAAACTACGGAGCATTTCGGAGAGATATTATTTATGGACGCCTATCCGGGCAATGAAGAACCCATGCATAATTTCGCCGTTTTCCTGGATGACGATGTGGAATGCTATTACGGTCCCACGTTGGGCAATACCGGTTTGTCCCGCTACGCGGCGCCTGTTTTTCAGTGGCAGGCGGATTTTTCCGAAAAGGTTTTGCAGCAGGATAACTCGTTTTATTTCAATGCCTGGTTCCTGTATTACAAGCGCATCCTTGGCGCCAATGTGGTGATCCAGTTTATAGACGATGCCGTTGGTCCGCAGAAGGATAAGGACCGGATTAAAGGGGAGGCTTTTGCGCTCAGGGCTTTTTACCATTTCATGCTGGTAAACCTGTATGCCGCACCTTATAACGATTCCACTACCACGCCCGACAGATCTCCCGGCGTTCCGCTCCGCCTGACTTCCGATCTTTCGGATCAGCATATGGAACGGAAGTCGGTGAAGGAAGTATATGTGCAGATTGAGAAGGACCTGGACAGCGCCATTGCGCTGCTGGAAAGGGACCAGACCATTGGCAGGGTAACCCGGATCAACTACCTGGCCGCACGTCACCTGGCCAGCAGGGTATGTTTGTACCAGGAGAAATGGGAAGCAGCGATCGCACATGCGGATGTGGTGATCGCCAGGCATCCCCGGCTGATGGACCTCAACACCTGGGGCGGCATGCCGGTACCGGAAACGAAACCGCTGGCAGGCCCCAATAATGTAGAATCCATCTTCTGCTATGGCACTTCGCTTGAAAAGCTGCCGATATCTTATGGCGTTGCGTATGATCTCTCGCACGACCTGGTAAACAGTTTTGAACCGGGGGATCAACGGGCGTTGGTCGGTTTCTATTATAATCCTCCGGAGACGAGGGAATACTTTGCCGCGGATTTTTCACAGATGAAGGTGCAAAGCAACACGTTGGCAGGAACAGGGGATAGCTACGTCAATTTCAATTCCTGGAGAAGCGCGGAAGCGTATCTCAACCGTGCAGAGGCGCAGATTCAACTGTATAAGAAGAACGGAGATGCGAATGCCGCGGCAAAAGCGCTCCTGGACCTCAATACCCTGCGGGCCTCCCGCATGGACCCGGCCGCATTCGTTAACTGGCCGCTCCAGCCCGCGGATGCACTGCTCCGCATGTGCCGGGAGGAACGCCGCCGGGAGCTGTACCTGGAAGAAATGCACCGCTGGTTCGATCTCCGCAGGTACGGGATGCCGGCCATCTTCCATAAATACCGGCCCGATGCCTTCACCACCGAAACCTACAAACTGGAAAAGCGCGACAGGCAATACATACTGCCCATCCCGAAGGATGTGCTGAACCGGAACCCTGCCCTGCAACAGAACCCGCAAATCACCGGCGACCGCTTGCCGCAATAA
- a CDS encoding 2-oxoglutarate dehydrogenase E1 component, with protein sequence MRILCRSDRRHRQSPLEKILQHVKEIYAGKVGIEFTYINDLKKIEWLQREMETTLRKPLAAGQKKRVLTKLNQGVMFEQFLHTKYIGQKRFSLEGGETTIPALDAMINTAAEYGVKEAVIGMAHRGRLNVLANILGKTYEQIFSEFEGTAVPDTTMGSGDVKYHLGFRASIQTPAGKEVNVQLTPNPSHLEVVDPVVVGFARSKADVIYNSDYDQILPILLHGDAAIAGQGVVYEVAQMSKLRGYYTGGTMHFVINNQIGFTTDFEDARSSDYCTSVASIVQAPVFHVNGDDVEATVKVAEIATRYRQEFNSDIYIDMVCYRKHGHNEGDDPKFTQPKLYEAIEKHPNPREIYSKELIANGDVDAAIAQEMEKAFWKDLQERLDNVKQHPLPYKYQQPELKWQELRKSSPEDFIKSPDTAITKAELEKLFADIMAIPDGFKQLRKIGKLLTDKQKLFAEQGLLDWSSGELLAYASILSAGKDVRLSGQDVKRGTFSHRHAVLRSEETDEEYSRLSRIGDNQGKFRIYNSLLSEFAVLGFEYGYSIANPDSLTIWEAQFGDFMNGAQTLIDQFITSAETKWQKQSGLVMLLPHGYEGQGPEHSSARLERFLQQCAEYNIFITNCTTSASFFHALRRQLALPFRKPMINFSPKANLRHVRSYSPVADFTQGGFKEVLDDPFITEPARVKKVLLCTGKMYFDLSEKQMKEDRKDVAVVRLEQLYPLPIQQLEAIQAKYKGATWFWVQEEPLNMGAAGFLQMNLKQFNYGVISRNPSAATATGYGKVHAQEQQEIIETAFNI encoded by the coding sequence ATCCGAATTCTATGCCGGTCAGATCGTAGGCATCGGCAGAGCCCCCTCGAAAAGATCCTTCAGCATGTAAAAGAAATCTATGCCGGCAAAGTAGGCATCGAGTTCACCTATATCAACGACCTGAAGAAAATCGAATGGCTGCAGCGTGAAATGGAAACCACCCTCCGCAAGCCCCTCGCAGCCGGTCAGAAGAAGCGCGTGCTCACGAAACTGAACCAGGGCGTGATGTTCGAGCAATTCCTGCATACCAAGTACATCGGCCAGAAACGCTTCTCCCTCGAAGGCGGCGAAACCACCATCCCCGCACTCGACGCCATGATCAACACCGCCGCGGAATACGGTGTGAAGGAAGCCGTGATCGGCATGGCCCACCGCGGCCGCCTTAACGTGCTCGCCAACATCCTCGGCAAAACTTACGAACAGATATTCTCCGAATTCGAAGGCACCGCCGTACCCGACACCACCATGGGATCGGGAGACGTTAAATACCACCTCGGATTCCGCGCATCCATACAAACGCCGGCCGGCAAGGAAGTGAACGTGCAGCTGACCCCCAACCCCTCCCACCTCGAAGTGGTAGACCCCGTGGTGGTAGGCTTCGCCCGCTCCAAGGCCGATGTCATCTATAACAGCGACTACGACCAGATCCTCCCCATCCTCCTCCATGGCGACGCCGCCATTGCAGGACAGGGCGTGGTATACGAAGTGGCGCAGATGAGCAAGCTCCGCGGGTACTACACCGGCGGCACCATGCACTTCGTTATCAACAACCAGATCGGCTTCACCACCGATTTTGAAGACGCACGCTCTTCCGACTACTGCACCAGCGTAGCCTCCATCGTTCAGGCCCCCGTATTCCACGTAAACGGCGACGATGTGGAAGCCACCGTGAAAGTAGCCGAAATCGCCACCCGATACCGCCAGGAATTCAATTCCGACATTTATATCGATATGGTGTGCTACCGTAAGCACGGGCACAACGAGGGCGACGATCCCAAGTTCACCCAGCCCAAGCTCTACGAAGCCATCGAAAAACACCCCAACCCGCGCGAAATCTATTCCAAAGAACTCATCGCCAACGGCGACGTGGACGCCGCCATCGCGCAGGAAATGGAAAAAGCATTCTGGAAAGACCTCCAGGAGCGCCTCGATAATGTAAAACAGCACCCCCTGCCTTACAAGTACCAGCAACCGGAACTGAAATGGCAGGAACTGCGCAAATCCAGCCCCGAGGATTTCATCAAATCCCCGGATACCGCCATCACCAAAGCCGAACTGGAAAAACTCTTCGCCGATATCATGGCGATCCCCGATGGCTTCAAACAACTCCGCAAAATCGGCAAGCTGCTGACCGACAAACAGAAACTGTTCGCGGAACAGGGGCTGCTCGACTGGTCGTCGGGCGAATTGCTGGCCTATGCGAGCATCCTCAGCGCCGGTAAAGACGTGCGCCTCAGCGGACAGGACGTGAAGCGCGGAACTTTCTCCCACCGCCACGCCGTGCTCCGCAGCGAGGAAACCGACGAAGAATACAGCCGCCTGAGCCGCATCGGCGATAACCAGGGCAAATTCCGCATTTACAATTCCCTGCTGAGCGAGTTCGCCGTGCTGGGCTTCGAATATGGATATTCCATCGCCAACCCCGATTCCCTGACCATCTGGGAAGCGCAGTTCGGCGATTTCATGAACGGCGCGCAAACGCTGATCGACCAGTTCATCACTTCCGCCGAAACCAAATGGCAGAAGCAGAGCGGGCTGGTAATGCTGTTGCCGCATGGGTACGAAGGGCAGGGCCCCGAGCACTCGAGCGCCCGCCTGGAGCGATTCCTGCAGCAATGCGCCGAATACAACATCTTCATCACCAACTGCACCACTTCGGCCAGCTTCTTCCATGCGCTGCGCCGCCAGCTGGCCTTGCCGTTCCGTAAACCGATGATCAACTTCTCACCCAAAGCCAACCTGCGGCACGTACGGAGTTACAGCCCCGTGGCGGATTTCACGCAGGGCGGTTTCAAGGAAGTGCTGGACGATCCGTTCATTACCGAGCCGGCCCGGGTGAAAAAAGTGCTGCTTTGCACCGGCAAGATGTATTTCGACCTGAGCGAGAAACAAATGAAAGAAGACCGCAAGGACGTGGCTGTTGTCCGCCTCGAACAGCTGTACCCGCTGCCTATCCAGCAGCTGGAAGCGATCCAGGCGAAGTACAAGGGCGCCACCTGGTTCTGGGTACAGGAAGAGCCCCTGAACATGGGCGCAGCCGGTTTCCTGCAAATGAACCTCAAACAGTTTAACTACGGCGTCATCTCCCGCAACCCCAGCGCCGCCACGGCAACGGGTTATGGCAAAGTACACGCCCAGGAGCAACAGGAAATCATCGAGACCGCATTTAATATTTAA
- a CDS encoding RNA polymerase sigma-70 factor, with translation MHPSRSGDTVAFEEQFRIHYVLLCRAAYYIVLDQDAARDIVQDFFLYCWNKRHDIQITRDFKSYALRSVKNASLRYLEKSGKVQLAEIQVIEAMSEYFPEEERGEDDSRNAALWAAVSRMPEQRRKVFLMSNQEGLKYKDIAETMGISINTVKTQIKQALQFLRKECGWMMKLLTPLISWIYVG, from the coding sequence ATGCATCCATCGCGATCAGGAGATACTGTTGCATTCGAGGAACAGTTCAGGATTCACTATGTTTTACTGTGCCGGGCGGCTTATTACATCGTATTGGACCAGGATGCGGCGCGGGATATCGTGCAGGACTTTTTCCTGTATTGCTGGAACAAACGCCACGACATCCAGATCACCCGCGATTTTAAAAGCTATGCCCTGCGATCCGTCAAAAATGCTTCGCTCCGGTACCTGGAAAAATCCGGTAAAGTACAGCTGGCGGAAATCCAGGTGATCGAAGCGATGAGCGAATATTTCCCGGAAGAAGAAAGGGGAGAAGACGATTCCCGGAATGCCGCGCTTTGGGCAGCCGTATCGCGCATGCCGGAACAGCGCCGGAAAGTGTTCCTCATGAGCAACCAGGAAGGGCTTAAATACAAGGATATCGCGGAAACGATGGGTATATCCATCAACACCGTAAAAACACAAATCAAACAAGCTTTACAGTTTTTACGGAAGGAATGTGGCTGGATGATGAAATTGTTAACCCCTTTAATCAGTTGGATCTATGTTGGATAA
- a CDS encoding FecR domain-containing protein, with amino-acid sequence MLDNIDDKNIDWDKVASRLDGDLTNRDFTPEELRLLAAEREMKVRLAHPDFPVQDGWRQFGAVRNKHRIFRIMRLAAAAAVVLAFATGVWMMQRNRPTPPQSEQLANAKPSGKVQLKMGDGRSVELGEAKQTIRQGSDVQITAGGTTLAYTSGAAKGATVKMDTLVIPRGLQFTLQLSDGTKVWANSMTTLRYPAVFNGATRDVYVEGEAYFEVKANAAQPFIVHAGDNQLKVLGTAFNVNTFDVTTTTLTSGRLLVAAGGQQRQLEPGEQTVYRNGTLDKQTVDTQPFTAWKDGDLLFYDASLAEITRYLARNYDYDFEFNDTSLEKLRFTLDMPRPASLQVALDVIGKGLDISFSVQDNTVRVSKKEQAKL; translated from the coding sequence ATGTTGGATAACATCGACGATAAAAATATTGACTGGGATAAGGTAGCGTCCAGGCTGGACGGGGACCTGACCAACCGGGATTTTACGCCGGAGGAATTGCGCCTGCTGGCCGCGGAACGGGAAATGAAAGTGCGCCTGGCGCATCCCGACTTCCCGGTGCAGGACGGATGGCGGCAATTCGGCGCCGTTCGCAATAAGCACCGCATCTTCCGTATTATGCGGCTCGCCGCGGCCGCGGCGGTAGTGCTCGCATTCGCAACGGGCGTCTGGATGATGCAACGCAACCGTCCAACCCCACCACAGTCAGAACAGTTGGCCAACGCAAAGCCCTCGGGCAAGGTGCAATTGAAAATGGGCGACGGCCGCTCCGTGGAGCTGGGCGAAGCAAAACAGACGATCCGGCAGGGCTCAGATGTACAGATCACCGCAGGCGGCACAACGCTGGCCTACACCAGCGGTGCCGCGAAAGGCGCAACCGTGAAAATGGATACGCTGGTGATCCCAAGGGGCCTTCAGTTCACCCTGCAGCTCTCCGACGGTACGAAAGTATGGGCCAACTCCATGACCACGCTCCGTTACCCTGCCGTATTCAACGGCGCCACGCGGGACGTTTATGTGGAAGGGGAAGCGTATTTTGAAGTGAAAGCCAATGCAGCGCAGCCTTTTATCGTGCACGCCGGCGACAACCAGCTGAAAGTGCTGGGAACGGCTTTCAACGTCAATACTTTTGACGTTACCACCACCACACTCACTTCCGGCCGCCTTTTGGTAGCAGCAGGCGGGCAGCAGCGGCAGCTCGAGCCGGGGGAACAAACGGTGTACAGGAACGGAACGCTCGACAAGCAAACGGTCGACACCCAACCCTTCACCGCATGGAAGGACGGCGACCTGCTGTTTTACGATGCTTCGCTGGCGGAAATCACGCGGTACCTGGCGCGCAATTATGATTACGATTTTGAGTTTAACGATACATCACTGGAAAAACTGCGCTTTACGCTCGATATGCCCCGGCCCGCAAGCCTGCAGGTGGCGCTGGATGTGATCGGCAAAGGCCTGGATATCAGCTTCAGTGTACAGGACAACACAGTCCGGGTAAGCAAAAAAGAACAGGCGAAACTTTAG
- the odhB gene encoding 2-oxoglutarate dehydrogenase complex dihydrolipoyllysine-residue succinyltransferase, which yields MIIEVKIPQVGESISEVTIAKWLKKNGEFVNQDDILCEMESEKATLELTAEKSGVLKIVAAEGETVKIGDVAATIDTDAAGDAAPQPAAPAAAEAPAATPAPAPEAAPAAPASNKGTIDIKVPTVGESISEVTLIKWLKQTGDYVERDEVLCELESEKATFELNAEEAGVLKTVAKEGDTLNIGDVACQIDTSAARPAGKAQPAAQAAAPAAKAAPAAQQAPVTSIPPDVKASPVAAAVIADKKVDPASIKGSGAHGKIMKDDVLAALENPGVALGKELFSRTDRREKMSNLRKTVSRRLVEAKNTTAMLTTFNEVDMTNIMAIRAKYKETFKNAHGVNLGFMSFFTKAVCFALQEFPAVNAYIDGEEIIYHDYCDVSIAVSAPKGLVVPVIRNAESLGMADIEKKVVELATKARDSKLTMDEMTGGTFTITNGGVFGSLMSTPIINIPQSAILGMHKIQDRPMAVNGQVVIRPMMYVALSYDHRIIDGRESVSFLVRVKDMLENPEQLLFGKDPVKALLKV from the coding sequence ATGATCATCGAAGTTAAAATACCTCAGGTAGGAGAATCAATCAGCGAAGTGACCATCGCAAAATGGCTGAAGAAAAACGGCGAATTTGTGAACCAGGACGATATCCTTTGTGAAATGGAGTCTGAAAAGGCCACGCTGGAACTGACCGCCGAAAAATCCGGCGTGCTGAAGATCGTAGCCGCAGAAGGCGAGACCGTTAAGATCGGCGACGTCGCCGCCACCATCGATACCGATGCCGCGGGTGATGCCGCCCCACAGCCAGCCGCCCCTGCAGCTGCCGAAGCGCCTGCCGCTACTCCGGCGCCGGCTCCTGAAGCAGCTCCGGCCGCACCTGCCTCCAACAAAGGCACGATTGATATTAAAGTTCCTACGGTGGGAGAATCTATCAGTGAAGTAACCCTCATCAAATGGCTGAAACAAACCGGCGATTACGTGGAAAGGGATGAAGTGCTCTGCGAGCTCGAATCCGAAAAAGCCACCTTCGAGCTGAACGCCGAGGAAGCCGGTGTGCTGAAAACCGTTGCCAAAGAAGGCGATACGCTCAACATCGGCGATGTTGCCTGCCAGATCGATACATCCGCCGCGCGCCCCGCCGGTAAAGCCCAGCCTGCCGCACAGGCCGCAGCGCCTGCTGCCAAAGCCGCTCCCGCCGCGCAACAGGCGCCCGTGACCTCCATCCCCCCGGATGTAAAGGCCAGCCCCGTTGCCGCCGCCGTGATCGCTGACAAGAAAGTGGACCCCGCCAGCATCAAAGGCTCCGGCGCCCATGGCAAGATCATGAAAGACGACGTGCTCGCCGCCCTCGAAAATCCTGGTGTGGCTCTCGGCAAGGAGCTGTTCTCCCGCACAGACCGTCGCGAGAAAATGAGCAACCTCCGCAAAACCGTATCACGCCGCCTCGTGGAAGCCAAGAACACCACGGCCATGCTCACCACGTTCAACGAAGTGGACATGACCAACATCATGGCCATCCGCGCCAAATACAAAGAAACCTTCAAGAACGCACACGGTGTGAACCTCGGTTTCATGAGCTTCTTCACCAAAGCCGTTTGCTTCGCCCTGCAGGAGTTCCCTGCCGTGAATGCATACATCGACGGGGAAGAAATCATTTACCACGACTATTGCGACGTTTCTATCGCCGTATCCGCCCCCAAAGGGCTCGTGGTACCGGTGATCCGCAACGCCGAAAGCCTCGGTATGGCCGACATCGAGAAGAAAGTGGTGGAACTGGCTACCAAAGCCCGTGACAGCAAACTCACCATGGACGAGATGACCGGCGGTACCTTCACCATCACCAACGGCGGCGTTTTCGGCTCCCTCATGAGCACGCCCATCATCAACATCCCGCAATCCGCCATCCTTGGCATGCACAAGATCCAGGACCGCCCCATGGCCGTAAACGGACAGGTAGTGATCCGCCCCATGATGTACGTAGCCCTCAGCTACGACCACCGCATCATCGACGGCCGCGAATCCGTAAGCTTCCTCGTTCGCGTGAAAGACATGCTGGAAAACCCCGAACAACTCCTGTTCGGCAAGGATCCCGTGAAAGCACTGCTGAAAGTATAA